A genomic segment from Microbacterium sp. SORGH_AS_0428 encodes:
- a CDS encoding NAD(+) synthase, producing MSTHLPFTNPYRHGFARVAAVTIPVGVADPATNAEAVLAEARACHDDGVAVALFPELSLSGYAIEDLVLQEPLLDAVAAAIERIVTASVDLRPLLVVGAPLRHGNRLYNCAVVIHRGELLGVAPKSMLPTYREFYERRWYAPGDDQRGGDIRIGDLYAPFGPDLLFEALDVDGLVVHAEVCEDMWVPVPPSSEAALAGATVLLNLSGSPITIARADDRKLLSQSQSLRCLAAYAYAAAGQGESTNDVSWDGQTMIYEGGQLLVETDRFPDAARRSVADVDLDRLRQDRLRQGTFDDNRRSLADRVGAFRTIHFRLDPPAELSGLRRPVARFPFVPADPARLAQDCYEAFSIQVSGLEQRMRAIGSPRPVIGVSGGLDSTHALLVVARAMDRMGRPRSEILAYTMPGFATGDGTKSNAIELAEAIGATIETIDIRPAATEILRGIGHPAAEGEPLYDVTFENVQAGVRTDLLFRLANRHGGVVIGTSDLSELALGWATYGVGDQMSHYAVNAGVPKTLIQHLIRWVIADGVGIDERTAAVLQAVLGTEISPELVPAGEDGKVQSTEDAIGPYALHDFTLFHVLRFGMRPSKIAYLAEVAFADAEAGLWPAGFPDDERYVYDRETIVQWLRVFLRRYFGFAQFKRTAIPNGPKVSPAGSLSPRGDWRAPSDGNAAAWLSELDAALED from the coding sequence GTGAGCACGCACCTGCCCTTCACGAACCCCTACCGGCACGGCTTCGCCCGCGTCGCCGCCGTCACGATCCCGGTCGGCGTGGCCGATCCCGCGACGAATGCGGAGGCCGTGCTCGCCGAGGCGCGCGCCTGCCACGACGACGGCGTCGCCGTCGCGCTCTTTCCCGAACTGAGCCTCAGCGGCTACGCGATCGAGGACCTCGTGCTGCAGGAACCTCTGCTGGATGCGGTGGCCGCGGCCATCGAGCGGATCGTCACCGCATCCGTCGACCTACGGCCCCTGCTGGTCGTCGGCGCGCCGTTGCGCCACGGCAACCGCCTCTACAACTGCGCGGTCGTCATCCACCGCGGTGAGCTCCTCGGGGTCGCCCCGAAGTCGATGCTCCCCACCTACCGGGAGTTCTACGAGCGCCGGTGGTACGCACCGGGCGACGACCAGCGCGGCGGCGACATCCGCATCGGCGACCTCTACGCCCCCTTCGGACCCGACCTGCTGTTCGAGGCGTTGGACGTGGACGGGCTCGTCGTTCACGCCGAGGTCTGTGAGGACATGTGGGTTCCCGTCCCGCCCTCGTCCGAGGCGGCGCTCGCCGGGGCGACGGTGCTCCTGAACCTCAGCGGCAGCCCGATCACGATCGCCCGAGCCGACGACCGGAAGCTGCTCTCGCAGTCCCAGTCGCTGCGCTGCCTCGCCGCCTACGCCTATGCGGCGGCGGGCCAGGGCGAGTCCACGAACGACGTCTCGTGGGATGGCCAGACCATGATCTATGAGGGCGGCCAGCTGCTCGTCGAGACCGATCGGTTCCCGGACGCGGCTCGCCGCAGCGTCGCCGACGTCGACCTGGACCGCCTGCGCCAGGACCGCCTGCGCCAGGGCACCTTCGACGACAATCGGCGTTCCCTCGCCGACCGCGTAGGCGCGTTCCGCACGATCCACTTCCGTCTGGACCCGCCCGCCGAGCTCTCCGGCCTGCGCCGCCCGGTCGCGCGGTTCCCCTTCGTGCCGGCCGACCCCGCGCGCCTCGCGCAGGACTGCTACGAGGCCTTCAGCATCCAGGTCTCCGGACTCGAGCAGCGGATGCGGGCGATCGGATCCCCGCGCCCCGTCATCGGTGTCTCGGGGGGTCTCGATTCCACCCACGCGCTCCTGGTCGTCGCCCGTGCGATGGACCGGATGGGGCGTCCGCGCAGCGAGATCCTCGCCTACACGATGCCCGGTTTCGCGACCGGCGACGGCACCAAGTCCAACGCGATCGAACTCGCCGAGGCGATCGGCGCGACGATCGAGACGATCGACATCCGCCCCGCCGCCACCGAGATCCTGCGCGGCATCGGCCACCCCGCCGCCGAGGGCGAGCCGCTCTACGACGTCACGTTCGAGAACGTGCAGGCGGGGGTCCGCACCGATCTGCTGTTCCGCCTCGCGAACCGTCACGGCGGCGTCGTCATCGGAACCTCGGACCTGTCCGAACTGGCGCTCGGCTGGGCCACGTACGGCGTCGGCGACCAGATGAGCCACTACGCCGTCAACGCCGGCGTTCCCAAGACGCTGATCCAGCACCTCATCCGCTGGGTGATCGCAGACGGCGTCGGGATCGACGAGCGCACGGCCGCCGTCCTGCAGGCGGTCCTGGGCACCGAGATCAGCCCGGAGCTGGTTCCCGCGGGCGAGGACGGCAAGGTGCAGTCGACGGAGGACGCCATCGGCCCGTACGCGCTGCATGATTTCACGCTGTTCCACGTCCTGCGTTTCGGGATGCGGCCGTCGAAGATCGCGTACCTGGCGGAGGTCGCCTTCGCGGACGCGGAGGCGGGACTCTGGCCGGCCGGATTCCCCGACGACGAGCGGTACGTCTACGACCGCGAGACGATCGTGCAGTGGCTGCGGGTGTTCCTCAGGCGCTATTTCGGGTTCGCCCAGTTCAAGCGCACCGCGATCCCCAACGGCCCGAAGGTGTCCCCCGCAGGATCGCTGTCGCCGCGCGGGGACTGGCGAGCGCCGAGCGACGGGAACGCCGCCGCCTGGCTCAGCGAGTTGGATGCCGCGCTCGAGGACTGA
- a CDS encoding TM0106 family RecB-like putative nuclease: protein MRYIEPAGSDSGRLVWSASDLKAAAECEFAWLRQLDARLGRIPAVVEPEDVMLERAARLGTRHELAVLQRYRDEFGDAVVEIPDTRSGDEAAMSDAVAATVAALADPRAHVVYQAAFRTDEFVGFADFLVRADDGAWIVQDTKLARHARVTALMQLAAYVDQLDAARVPRADRVELLLGDGSVSTHRVRDLLPVYRQRRARLRALIADRDLAAGAAGEPIVWADGRGALRVVACGRCATCVTEVAAHRDLLLVAGMRPVQRERLRSAGITTIDQLAAAAGAPERMSDDVFASLRTQARLQLESPAGVPGPDGTVPADAVPRYEVVLPQALAALPRRDAGDLFFDFEGDPLYTEGAGDWGIDYLFGWIDPEQQYTALWAHSFPDEKAALETFIDFVDLRRRAHPGMHIYHYAPYEPTHLLAMAARHGTREAEVDRLLRDGVFVDLYPIVRRALRVGSRSYSIKKLEPLYMGAQRRTSDVQRGDDSIVRYVEARALLEAGQGAEAQLVLDDLAEYNRDDCVSTLRLRDWLVDRAREAQLFPSADPVVGEDVYEPSFRSVALQRRAAVTDDEADAAALRLGAAAIDYYPREAKTFWASHFLRLREPVSLWEDTRDVVVLDGARTRVVDDWQPGQGRQRALRRRLELRGEPAPGTRLSVGTQPFLVYATPAPFGEASPRWIHAARAVRIVEALDDGAVVEELAADGETWPDLPIALAPAAPPAAGNQQAAIDAWADALIDADPHFPLDAATDILRRVAPRTTTDALTPSAGDDVAAIVRSVVDLDDSYLAVQGPPGTGKTYVGSHVVARLVAERGFRVGVVAQSHAVVEHMLDRIVAAGLASTLVGKALKDPSQADAVSFTVFEKNALAAFTEDRPGGFVVGGTAWDFSHAGRVPRRSLDLLVIDEAGQFSLASTIAVSRAARRLLLLGDPQQLPQVSQGTHPEPVDESALGWVMDGAAVLPPSHGYFLSHTWRMHPALASAVSELSYDGELASAPVTATRRLDGVQPGVHPVPVVHAGNAVASPEEAAEVVCIVRDTIGRTWTSRDDGEALARPLTAADVIVVTPYNGQQVEVENALEAAGLTGIRVGTVDKFQGQEAVVAIVSLAASSGREAPRGLEFLLLQNRLNVAVSRAQFAAYVVFSPDLLDDLPRTPEGVARLSAFARLVGEDEPSPATATRMRSGHPGEV, encoded by the coding sequence ATGCGATACATCGAGCCTGCGGGGTCCGACAGCGGGCGCCTGGTGTGGAGCGCGAGCGACCTCAAGGCCGCCGCGGAGTGCGAGTTCGCGTGGCTGCGCCAGCTCGACGCGCGGCTGGGCCGCATCCCCGCGGTCGTCGAGCCCGAAGACGTCATGCTCGAGCGGGCGGCCAGGCTCGGCACGCGGCATGAGTTGGCCGTGCTGCAGCGCTATCGCGACGAGTTCGGCGACGCGGTCGTCGAGATCCCCGACACCCGCTCGGGCGATGAGGCGGCGATGTCGGATGCGGTCGCCGCGACCGTCGCCGCTCTCGCCGACCCGCGTGCTCACGTCGTCTACCAGGCGGCGTTCCGCACCGATGAGTTCGTGGGCTTCGCCGACTTCCTGGTGCGCGCAGACGACGGCGCGTGGATCGTGCAGGACACCAAACTGGCCCGCCACGCGCGCGTGACCGCCTTGATGCAGCTTGCGGCATATGTCGATCAGCTCGACGCGGCGAGGGTTCCCCGTGCCGACCGTGTGGAGCTGCTGCTGGGCGACGGCTCGGTCAGCACCCATCGGGTGCGCGATCTCCTGCCGGTGTACCGGCAGCGTCGCGCACGCCTGCGTGCGCTCATCGCCGACCGCGATCTGGCCGCCGGTGCCGCCGGCGAGCCGATCGTGTGGGCAGACGGCCGCGGAGCGCTGCGTGTCGTGGCGTGCGGGCGTTGCGCGACGTGCGTGACGGAGGTGGCCGCGCATCGCGACCTGCTGCTCGTCGCCGGTATGCGCCCCGTGCAGCGTGAGCGTCTGCGCTCCGCCGGCATCACGACGATCGATCAGCTGGCGGCGGCAGCGGGGGCGCCCGAGCGCATGAGCGACGACGTCTTCGCGTCGCTGCGGACGCAGGCCCGTCTCCAGCTGGAGAGTCCCGCGGGCGTGCCCGGACCCGACGGAACGGTGCCCGCCGACGCCGTGCCGCGCTACGAGGTCGTGCTGCCGCAGGCGCTCGCCGCCCTGCCACGACGCGACGCGGGCGATCTCTTCTTCGATTTCGAGGGAGACCCGCTGTACACCGAGGGGGCCGGCGACTGGGGGATCGACTATCTCTTCGGGTGGATCGACCCCGAGCAGCAGTACACGGCGCTGTGGGCGCACTCGTTCCCCGACGAGAAGGCGGCGCTCGAGACGTTCATCGACTTCGTCGATCTGCGTCGGCGCGCGCATCCGGGCATGCACATCTACCACTACGCGCCCTACGAGCCGACACACCTGCTGGCGATGGCCGCGCGTCACGGCACCCGCGAGGCAGAGGTCGACCGTCTGCTGCGCGACGGCGTCTTCGTCGACCTGTATCCGATCGTCCGCCGGGCGCTGCGGGTCGGGTCCCGGTCGTACTCCATCAAGAAGCTCGAGCCGCTGTACATGGGGGCCCAGCGCCGTACGAGCGATGTGCAGCGCGGCGACGACTCGATCGTGCGCTACGTCGAGGCGCGTGCGCTGCTCGAGGCGGGGCAGGGTGCCGAGGCTCAGCTCGTGCTCGATGATCTGGCCGAGTACAACCGCGATGACTGTGTCTCGACCCTCCGCCTGCGCGACTGGCTCGTCGACCGCGCGCGCGAGGCGCAGCTCTTCCCGTCCGCGGATCCCGTCGTCGGCGAGGACGTCTACGAGCCGTCGTTCCGTTCCGTCGCGCTCCAGCGCCGCGCGGCCGTCACCGACGACGAGGCGGACGCGGCGGCTCTGCGTCTCGGGGCTGCGGCGATCGACTACTACCCGCGTGAGGCGAAGACCTTCTGGGCCTCGCACTTCCTCCGGCTCCGCGAGCCGGTGTCGCTGTGGGAGGACACCCGCGACGTCGTCGTGCTCGACGGCGCGCGCACGCGTGTCGTCGACGACTGGCAGCCGGGTCAGGGGCGCCAGCGCGCCCTGCGACGCCGCCTCGAGCTTCGGGGGGAGCCCGCACCGGGCACGCGGCTGAGCGTCGGCACTCAGCCCTTCCTCGTGTATGCCACGCCGGCGCCGTTCGGCGAAGCATCCCCGCGATGGATCCACGCGGCGCGCGCGGTGCGCATCGTCGAGGCGCTCGATGACGGTGCCGTCGTAGAAGAGCTCGCCGCCGACGGCGAGACCTGGCCGGATCTGCCGATCGCCCTCGCGCCCGCAGCTCCGCCCGCGGCCGGCAACCAGCAGGCAGCGATCGACGCGTGGGCGGACGCGCTGATCGACGCCGATCCGCACTTCCCGCTCGACGCGGCCACCGACATCCTGCGTCGCGTCGCGCCGCGCACCACGACGGACGCTCTGACACCCTCTGCCGGCGACGACGTCGCGGCCATCGTCCGCAGCGTCGTCGACCTCGATGACAGCTATCTCGCCGTCCAGGGCCCTCCCGGCACGGGCAAGACCTACGTGGGCTCCCACGTGGTCGCGCGCCTCGTGGCCGAGCGTGGCTTCCGGGTGGGTGTCGTCGCGCAGTCGCACGCCGTCGTCGAGCACATGCTGGATCGGATCGTGGCTGCGGGCCTGGCGTCGACGCTCGTCGGCAAGGCGCTCAAAGACCCGAGCCAGGCGGATGCCGTGTCGTTCACCGTGTTCGAGAAGAACGCTCTCGCGGCGTTCACCGAGGACCGGCCCGGCGGTTTCGTCGTCGGTGGAACCGCGTGGGACTTCAGCCACGCCGGCCGCGTTCCCCGTCGCAGCCTCGATCTGCTCGTGATCGACGAAGCGGGACAGTTCTCTCTCGCATCGACGATCGCCGTGTCCCGGGCCGCTCGCCGCCTGCTGCTGCTGGGCGATCCCCAGCAGCTGCCGCAGGTCAGCCAGGGCACGCATCCCGAACCCGTCGACGAGTCGGCGCTGGGGTGGGTCATGGACGGCGCCGCGGTGCTGCCCCCATCCCACGGCTACTTCCTCTCACACACCTGGCGGATGCATCCCGCGCTCGCGAGCGCCGTGTCGGAGCTCTCCTACGACGGTGAACTCGCCTCCGCGCCCGTGACGGCCACTCGCCGGCTGGACGGCGTCCAGCCGGGCGTGCACCCGGTCCCGGTGGTGCACGCGGGCAACGCCGTCGCCTCACCCGAGGAGGCGGCGGAAGTGGTGTGCATCGTCCGCGACACGATCGGCCGCACGTGGACAAGCCGGGATGACGGCGAGGCGCTCGCACGGCCGCTCACCGCCGCGGACGTCATCGTCGTGACGCCCTACAACGGCCAGCAGGTCGAGGTGGAGAACGCGCTGGAGGCGGCGGGTCTCACCGGCATCCGGGTGGGCACGGTGGACAAGTTCCAGGGTCAGGAGGCAGTCGTCGCGATCGTGTCGCTGGCCGCGTCGTCGGGTCGCGAGGCTCCGCGCGGACTGGAGTTCCTGCTGCTGCAGAACCGGCTGAACGTGGCCGTCTCTCGCGCGCAGTTCGCCGCGTACGTCGTCTTCTCGCCCGACCTGCTCGACGACCTGCCGCGCACCCCCGAGGGGGTGGCGCGGCTGAGTGCGTTCGCGCGACTGGTCGGCGAGGACGAGCCGTCACCGGCCACGGCGACACGGATGCGAAGCGGTCACCCGGGAGAGGTATGA
- the corA gene encoding magnesium/cobalt transporter CorA, which yields MTLIDNAIYVQGHRVETPRSLDETYELLDAHDGFAWIGMYRPGPAELASVAGEFGLHPLAVEDALQGHQRSKVERYGDTLFVVLRPAHYDDELEHVEFGELHLFVGPRFVVTIRHAESPNLAAVRQRLERQPELLELGPEAVLYAILDRVVDEYEPVVAGIENDIDEIEDQLFGDSDDDALSRRIYELFGEVISFGRAVQPMSGMLEWLRRGYEKYDVDLEVQRNLRDVLDHVIRIADRIEGFRALLDKALTVHSALVARRQTEASLAQNDEIKKISSWAAIIFAPGLIAGIYGMNFENMPELHWEYGYPLAVGGMGVFAVALWVIFRKKKWL from the coding sequence ATGACCCTGATCGACAACGCCATCTACGTCCAGGGGCACCGCGTGGAGACCCCGCGCAGCCTCGACGAGACCTACGAACTGCTCGACGCCCACGACGGCTTCGCCTGGATCGGGATGTATCGGCCCGGCCCCGCCGAACTCGCCAGCGTCGCGGGTGAGTTCGGCCTGCACCCTCTGGCGGTCGAAGACGCGCTGCAGGGCCATCAGCGTTCCAAGGTGGAGCGGTACGGCGACACCCTGTTCGTCGTCCTGCGTCCCGCGCACTACGACGACGAGCTCGAGCACGTCGAGTTCGGCGAGCTGCACCTGTTCGTGGGCCCCCGTTTCGTGGTGACCATCCGCCACGCCGAGTCTCCGAACCTCGCGGCCGTCCGGCAGCGGCTCGAACGCCAGCCGGAGCTGCTGGAGCTGGGGCCGGAGGCCGTGCTCTACGCGATCCTCGACCGTGTCGTCGACGAGTACGAGCCGGTCGTAGCCGGTATCGAGAACGACATCGACGAGATCGAGGATCAGCTCTTCGGCGACAGCGACGACGATGCGCTCTCGCGCCGCATCTACGAGCTGTTCGGTGAGGTCATCAGCTTCGGGCGTGCGGTGCAGCCGATGTCGGGGATGCTGGAATGGCTGCGCCGCGGCTACGAGAAGTACGACGTCGACCTCGAAGTGCAGCGCAACCTTCGCGACGTGCTCGACCACGTCATCCGCATCGCGGATCGCATCGAGGGGTTCCGTGCGCTGCTGGACAAGGCGCTGACGGTGCACTCCGCGCTCGTCGCGCGCCGTCAGACCGAGGCGAGCCTCGCGCAGAACGACGAGATCAAGAAGATCTCGTCGTGGGCGGCGATCATCTTCGCGCCGGGGCTCATCGCGGGCATCTACGGGATGAACTTCGAGAACATGCCCGAACTTCACTGGGAATACGGCTACCCGCTCGCCGTCGGCGGCATGGGGGTGTTCGCCGTCGCCCTGTGGGTGATCTTCCGCAAGAAGAAGTGGCTCTGA
- the upp gene encoding uracil phosphoribosyltransferase, translating to MRLHVADHPLITHKLTVLRDKNTPSPVFRQLTEELLTLLAYEATRNVRVEELEIETPVTSTTGVRISEPRPLVVPILRAGLGMLDGMVKLLPTAEIGFLGMARNEETLQPYTYAERLPDDLSDRQCFVLDPMLATGGSLGAAIDFLFARGAQDVTAICILGAPEGVAKIEELVGDRDVTLVLGALDERLNEKGYIVPGLGDAGDRLYGTV from the coding sequence ATGCGCCTGCACGTCGCCGACCACCCGCTCATCACGCACAAGCTCACGGTGCTGCGCGACAAGAACACCCCCTCCCCGGTGTTCCGTCAGCTGACGGAGGAGCTGCTGACGCTCCTCGCCTACGAGGCGACGCGCAACGTCCGGGTCGAGGAGCTCGAGATCGAGACGCCGGTGACCTCGACGACGGGCGTGCGGATCTCCGAGCCGCGCCCGCTGGTCGTGCCGATCCTGCGCGCGGGCCTCGGCATGCTCGACGGCATGGTGAAGCTCCTGCCCACGGCCGAGATCGGCTTCCTCGGCATGGCGCGCAACGAGGAGACCCTGCAGCCGTACACCTACGCGGAGCGCCTGCCCGACGACCTCAGCGACCGCCAGTGCTTCGTGCTCGACCCGATGCTGGCCACCGGCGGATCGCTGGGCGCGGCGATCGACTTCCTCTTCGCCCGCGGAGCACAGGACGTCACCGCGATCTGCATCCTCGGTGCACCCGAGGGCGTCGCGAAGATCGAGGAACTCGTCGGCGACCGCGATGTGACCCTCGTTCTCGGTGCGCTCGATGAGCGCCTCAACGAGAAGGGCTACATCGTGCCCGGCCTCGGTGACGCGGGCGACCGCCTCTACGGCACGGTCTGA
- the tadA gene encoding tRNA adenosine(34) deaminase TadA, translating to MARALELARHASADGDVPVGAVVLDAEGRTIAEGRNERELTGDPTAHAEVVALRRAAASTGSWNLSGCTLVVTLEPCVMCAGAILQARVDRVVFGAWDDKAGAAGSMYDLLRDRRLPYRVEVIGGVAERAASAQLQEFFTTRR from the coding sequence ATGGCGCGTGCGCTGGAGCTGGCGCGGCACGCCTCGGCGGACGGCGACGTCCCCGTCGGAGCGGTCGTGCTCGATGCCGAGGGGCGAACGATCGCCGAGGGGCGTAACGAGCGCGAGCTCACGGGGGACCCCACCGCCCACGCCGAAGTCGTCGCCCTGCGCCGGGCGGCAGCATCCACCGGGTCCTGGAACCTCAGCGGCTGCACGCTCGTGGTCACGCTCGAGCCCTGCGTCATGTGCGCGGGCGCGATCCTGCAGGCGCGCGTCGACCGCGTCGTCTTCGGCGCGTGGGACGACAAGGCGGGCGCTGCGGGATCCATGTACGACCTCCTGCGCGATCGCCGCCTGCCCTATCGCGTCGAGGTCATCGGCGGAGTCGCGGAGCGGGCCGCATCCGCGCAGCTCCAGGAGTTCTTCACAACCCGGCGCTGA
- a CDS encoding PHB depolymerase family esterase yields the protein MTEYRTFLRRGVALTVVALAALAAAGCAADAQSDAVQTPSAACSPAWEPGRTDVDYTFEGAERHVSVFMPEGADPSAAVFALHGSNNNVDLILGVSELEQTADEEGFVLVVPQGSVPGNADGLWAWNVPGVVTTAEVGAPTASADDVSFLADLVDRVKTEGCVDAVFATGYSGGGRMISAIACERPGLFDAIAPVDGLRAGVPMPQSDGSWVPDPATCDPAEGTPVLGFAGTADPINPYDGGGAGYWQYSVPTAVERWAAIDGCGEPRVDSPAAGVSVTTYTECVDGPVVSYVVDGMGHTWPGRALETQAGYASVLGATTDLVDANAIMWDFFSAQLS from the coding sequence ATGACTGAGTACCGCACGTTCCTGCGTCGCGGCGTCGCGTTGACCGTCGTGGCACTGGCCGCGCTCGCCGCCGCCGGCTGCGCGGCCGACGCCCAGTCCGACGCCGTGCAGACCCCGTCGGCTGCCTGTTCGCCGGCGTGGGAGCCCGGCCGCACCGACGTCGACTACACGTTCGAGGGCGCTGAGCGCCACGTCTCGGTGTTCATGCCGGAGGGGGCGGACCCGTCCGCGGCGGTGTTCGCGCTGCACGGGTCGAACAACAACGTCGATCTGATCCTGGGCGTCAGCGAGCTGGAACAGACCGCGGACGAGGAGGGCTTCGTCCTCGTCGTGCCACAGGGGTCGGTGCCGGGCAACGCCGATGGCCTCTGGGCGTGGAACGTGCCGGGCGTGGTGACGACGGCCGAGGTAGGTGCGCCGACCGCGAGCGCCGACGACGTGAGCTTCCTCGCCGATCTGGTCGACCGGGTGAAGACGGAGGGATGCGTGGACGCCGTGTTCGCGACGGGCTACTCGGGCGGTGGTCGCATGATCTCGGCGATCGCATGCGAACGGCCGGGCCTGTTCGACGCGATCGCTCCCGTCGATGGGCTGCGCGCCGGAGTGCCGATGCCGCAGAGCGATGGCAGCTGGGTGCCGGATCCCGCGACGTGCGATCCCGCCGAGGGCACTCCGGTGCTGGGCTTCGCCGGCACTGCCGACCCCATCAACCCCTATGACGGCGGCGGTGCGGGCTATTGGCAGTACAGCGTGCCGACAGCTGTCGAACGGTGGGCTGCGATCGATGGATGTGGCGAGCCGAGAGTCGATTCACCCGCCGCGGGGGTGAGCGTCACGACCTACACCGAGTGCGTGGACGGGCCCGTGGTGTCGTATGTGGTCGATGGCATGGGACACACCTGGCCCGGTCGCGCGCTCGAGACGCAGGCGGGCTACGCGTCGGTGCTCGGTGCGACCACCGACCTCGTCGACGCGAACGCGATCATGTGGGACTTCTTCTCTGCGCAGCTGAGCTGA
- a CDS encoding LLM class F420-dependent oxidoreductase, protein MEYCVFTEPQEGFGYRDQLAFAQRAEELGFDGFFRSDHYMRMAPGDPLPGPTDAWTTLAGLARETSRIRLGTLVSSVTYRVPGVLAVQVAQVDDMSDGRVELGLGTGWFAEEHAAYGIPFPEKRFGLLEEQLEILTGMWQTPVGETFSFDGEHYRLDESPALPKPAQERVPVIVGGGGPRRTPAIAARYASEFNIGFATDEVIAEKFRTVRAACESIGRDPASLKLSVALPTIVGRTAAERERRAAAIGTDATSFDNGANIIGDPAAVLGRVERLRALGADRVYFQLMDMRDLAHLDLLGSETLPLLPR, encoded by the coding sequence CCTTCGCGCAGCGCGCGGAGGAGCTCGGCTTCGACGGGTTCTTCCGCTCCGACCACTACATGCGGATGGCCCCCGGCGATCCGCTGCCCGGGCCGACGGACGCCTGGACGACCCTCGCGGGCCTCGCGCGGGAGACCTCCCGCATCCGCCTCGGCACGCTCGTCTCCTCGGTCACCTACCGCGTGCCGGGCGTGCTCGCCGTCCAGGTCGCGCAGGTCGACGACATGAGTGACGGTCGGGTGGAGCTGGGCCTCGGCACCGGCTGGTTCGCCGAGGAACATGCCGCGTACGGCATTCCGTTTCCCGAGAAGCGGTTCGGGCTGCTGGAGGAGCAGCTCGAGATCCTCACCGGGATGTGGCAGACCCCCGTCGGCGAGACGTTCTCCTTCGACGGCGAGCACTACCGGCTCGACGAGAGCCCCGCGCTTCCGAAGCCGGCGCAGGAGCGCGTGCCGGTCATCGTGGGCGGCGGCGGACCGCGGCGGACGCCCGCCATCGCGGCGCGCTACGCGAGCGAGTTCAACATCGGGTTCGCGACGGACGAGGTGATCGCGGAGAAGTTCCGCACGGTGCGCGCCGCCTGCGAGAGCATCGGGCGCGACCCCGCGAGCCTCAAGCTCTCGGTCGCACTGCCCACCATCGTCGGGCGCACCGCCGCCGAACGCGAACGACGCGCTGCCGCGATCGGGACGGATGCGACGAGCTTCGACAACGGAGCGAACATCATCGGCGATCCGGCCGCCGTGCTCGGCCGGGTCGAGCGACTGCGTGCGCTGGGCGCCGATCGCGTCTACTTCCAGCTCATGGACATGCGCGACCTCGCGCACCTCGATCTGCTGGGTTCCGAGACGCTGCCGCTGCTGCCTCGATGA